Within Myxocyprinus asiaticus isolate MX2 ecotype Aquarium Trade chromosome 18, UBuf_Myxa_2, whole genome shotgun sequence, the genomic segment TTCAATTTTCTCTCCAAGGTATTgtgctgttttaaatgttttttttttttaaattttattatattGCAACTTTTGCTGATTTGTGTGTTGCTGTTTCAGTTGATGGCCCAGCACCATCTTGCATTGAGGGTGAATATCTACCACAGTTTCTCCACCCAACACCTCATCCTGGAGAACTCCTGCAGGCTCATGTGAATGAAGAAATTGAGATCAGAATTAAAGCTTCTGCAAGTTTGTCAAGGTTGGaaaaaacagtgaaaatgttcttattgtTGATATTAAGGGGCAGTGGTaactcagcagttaaggctctgggttactgatcagaaggtcaggggttcaagccccagcactgccaagatgccactgttgggcccttgagcaaggcccttgaccctgtctgctccaggggcactgtatcatggctgaccctgcactctgaccccagcttagctgggatatgtgaaataaagaatttcactgtatatgtacaaatgtataatgtgtgataaaaaaataaaaaaataaaaaaaaagtaattaaattaattattaacaaaGCATGCAGATAATTCCTAAAAGGCATTTTGTAATGTGGTACTCTTTTCACCGTAAGCAAAAGCATTTTATATTTCAAGGCATCTGATGGATACATTCTAAATTTTGCATACAGAGCAAAACAATCTGCACGCTTCTAAAGTTATATGCTGTTTTGGACATCTAGGATAATTGATGTCATCATTAGTGGACCACTGAACAGTTCAAAGCACAAAACTACCACTGGGGAGTATGTGATTAACTGGACACCAACTGCAGACAACTACGGCCAACATTTTCCATTTTGCTTCATTGCAGAAGGACAATATGGGTTTaattcactaaaatcatgttagtccAAGCACACATCATATCATCAATGTTTACAAAATTCTTTCTATTTTAAGGTCTAACATTTACCAGTCTGAAATGAGGTGTGTCATTGTAAAAGTGGAAGCTGCAGGTAGGTTTAATTTCCAAATAAGttttgcacttttaaaaaaaaaaagagtatgcaTGCCTGTAATAAGCTACTATTTTTTACTTTCAGGGCCCATGGTGCATGTAACCTGCCAACAGAACTCAGTGTCAGTGACAATTGAGAGATCTTCCATCAAAGGAGTCCATGGAGACCACTTAAGGTTTATAGATCCATCTTGTCGAGTTTACTCCAATAGCACCCATATGTTTGCCAGCACACCTCTTAATAGTTGTGGCACTCAGATGGAGGTGAGATGCCTCAACAGTTTTCAAATTACTTaacaatattcattcattttctttcaAAGTTGTAAACATTGTaatgattaatatattttgaGGCTTAAACTAACGATTAGTTCTCAACTATTTAAAAACTTCTATTTCTTTAAAGGAGAATAATGATGAACTCATCTTCAAGAATGCAATTGTTACATTTGATGACCCCAAGGACATTATCACCAGGAGGCatgaaataaatattgaaatcctGTGCAAGTACCAGAAAAGGAGCAACCTTACATTGGAGTTTGATACTCACAGACCTGCAATCAACTTCTTCGAGAGAGGCTTTGGCTCCTTCAGCTATCAGTTTGAGTTTTATGATTCTGCAAGTTTCTACAACAGAAGAGATCCAAACTCATACCCACTGGAGTTTGATGTGGGAGAGATGATCTACATGCAAATTGAGCCCGTCACTCCAATCCAAAACACTGAGGTCTTCGTCGAGTCCTGTGTAGCAACACCCTACGATAATCCAAAATTCCCAATCTCTTATCCCATCATATCAAATGGGTAAGATTCTAGAAACACAAATGCAGGGCATGTTTGTCACATCAGTTTGGCCCAAAAACTAATCAAAATGTGCTTTCTTTTATCAGATGCAAAGTGGATAAAACTGTTCAGTTTTACTCAAATCACAAACCGTATTTCCAGTTTGGGGTTGAGGCCTTCAAGTTCCTTGGGCTCCACGACCAGGTCAGGTTGACAGAAAGTTCAAATCagtagtttcaaagtagcttccccaactcTTCCTGAAAGTAAAACTAGTAATCACAGGCATGCAAATGTGTATGAGAGGACACTGTATGTAAATAAGAACAAGCAATATCTTCAATTTAACTTTCTgcccttttctttttctgtcctGTCTTTCCTCTGTAGGTGTTCATCAGTTGTTTAATCATCATATGTGAGGTAAACAATCCCAACACCCGCTGTTCTCAGGGCTGTATTAACAGCACAGTAGCTCCACCAACACACCACCACAGCAAAAGAGAAGCTCCCATCCAGACCGACAGTCACTTCATCTCCCAGGGACCCCTGCAACTGAAGAGGAGTGTGCATGGTATGTCATGATTTTGCATCTGTAGGTTGTGCACCTTGTGTCATAGATGATCATATTCAAAAACCAGAATATTTTTGCTCACATTTTAGAGGTCACCGTAAGCCAAAGTGTGAATCTGAACGTGGTCGTCATCGCTGGCAGTCTCCTGGCAGCAGCTGCCATGGTGTGTGGCGTGACTGTCTACAGATCCAGAAGGAAAAGGATCAGATACCAACCCTTGCCAACACATGAGTTTTGAGCATGTCAACTCTGTTTAGGAATTTCTCAAAGCATAATGCTCTATATTTCTGTACATCAGTTTCAAAGCATTGGTGTCATTTGTTTCTACAGCTGAGATTTAGTCACAATTTGGTGGGTTGCAATTGTGAAAGTGTGTTTTCCTTTATCAGACAATATTACTTTTGTactgactttaaataaaataatatgtgtTGGAAAAAGCTAatttaatattacaactttaatattTACTATTAAATGTTCTTTACTGGGTTATAAAATCATATAGTGCAAAATGTGAGAAGTAGAGCTgttcaattaatcaaaataaaattgtaactgtactcTGTATACTGTGAATAGTGATGGTACTACCACAATACTGAAACATGTACTTACACTAATAACTTCATTTGTAGCGACACTATTGCCCAACACTGGTTATTTAATcgcacttaaagctgaagtgtttaatttcgctgacactagcatcaccaaatgaaattgcaaaaataatcattgcATTCAAACAGATTTTTGACTACACCCTCCATCTGCCATCAGTTGAACTAACAGATAGTATTGCCTCAAAATCACACCATTGATTGAGTCGACTGGCCGCTCAAAAACAGGGATGCATTTCCCATAAAACTACGTAACTTGCTGTGTAACCAATATAGTATGATACatcattgtagaaattaactagctagtcacgactgtttcccaaaaccgtagtaactatgtcgcacatccatcatttgaaccacgttggttcagCTGTTGTTAATTATGTTATtcaggggtggagtaataactgcacaccagaaagctgtttaatgcgagaaagctgctgaagaaacgaaagctgcatgcactgtgCAATGCAACAGttgcattgcgctgcaatagatAGGTGTTTCCCTCCATATAAGACTTCTGTGTTCCCCGACGCACTTGCGCatatgcacatgcgcactcttcaaaaacatattaatgctgcttctgcattaacataaaaatataaaagccATGTTCTCCTATAAAAACCATGTATGATAAAGATACCTTCAATGGCTACACTCGTGTTTATGTGACATTTCagaactccactttctgcaaacCGCAGAAAAAAATCGCTTTCTTAAATGACTGTAAACATTGTCAAAgtcttaaaagaaagaaagatatatatggaataaaagatatggGAGCCCTTTTTAAAgttaaatgatgtccacacagcaaactaacatgGAACTATGcctctaaccacaggtaaagagctgtagatCCAGTGACTTACTGTATGTAGAATATCAAGAACAAAAGTCATTGTACACTCAAGATTATGCATGAAATGAATTGTCGCTGAATTCTTTAACAATGAGCTGTTTTTTAATTAtgtaaacttacatttttaattataaggAAGTTCAGCAACACTTACCGATCTAGTTTTACTGCAATTAATAAATTTGTCTAGATCAGCTGGTTCATTTTCTTTTCAGGGTATCAGATGCATACCGAGAAGCATTTCAACACCAACCATTGAAAACCCAGTTTCGATTGAGCAACAAAAGGACTTTACAAAAAACAgtgccacaaaaaaataatttgatagaCAGCTCAGCCAGAAAACAAAACTGAGTGACTCGGATGCACACGTGAGCTATTTTTTGCATGCTTTTGTGCATCCTACTGATGCATTCCACAGACAAAATggcgaaataataataatattatcctTCTAGTAAGATATGCATATGATATCTGAGAAGATACACAATATTAGTCATAGTGTTTTTGTACATACTCCATCAAACATACTAGAGTAATCCCTTAAAAGGGCAGGAACATAAAAAATGACTCTGCAAATTATTTTATTGCCATTTCCAAACACATTAGGAGTCAAATATTAAAATTCCATGTTTTtctttacaatgttgcattttattttaaaggctGAATCTCCcatgaaaataacatgttaaagatAGTAACATTTACCTCAGTGAACTTCTGATGAACTGCTGCCATGTTAATTTTAGATGAAAATGCTTTGAGTTGATGCCATAATTTTTTACAAGTCAGCTGAtatcagtatttgcagggacccaattttcaatatttttctctGATATTTGGCCCACTCAAATGTCTGTATCCTTCTCAAGACCTTTAAAGAGTAAAGGTTTTAACAAAACTCCCAAAAACCAGTTGGTCTGTCCTTAGCAAAGTGATTCCAATCATTCCAACCTTTTTACAGTATCATTTCCTCCATCAGGTACTCTAAAAGTGAAACCTTATGCTTCTGTTCATCTGATCAGATCTATGCTCTGATCGTCATGTATGTCTTCAATCTGGTCTTGACCCTGCTGCCAGGGACCGATCTACTCGGCTGGCatggggtggcaaatgccaccctaagaaaaagcattgccaccccatctgccacccaagcataagtatccaaatgtatcaaatatacatttaagtatattatgttattattcagaTAGCAAACTGAACTTGCTCAGAAAGATCCTCTCCAAACTGTTGCTcttccaagacaatatttgaccTGAAAAAGAAAACTGGCCATAGAAGAAATGTTTACgctaaaggcccagatatacttcatatacaaaatcgaagaacgaatgggtatgacgtcatttagaacaaaatttgtccaaaaagaaggtgtttttgcattcgtttcagtGGTTAAGAACAGCGTacctgggcaaacttttaggaaaacttctaaacaccttcttactgccattggtccatgtcatcggtaggtgtgacctgaagctccacctactcctttgtttacatttttcagtcagtattcaacatgaacatACCAGCATGCAAGACCAAGTCatgcaattttattttgtttaattagtctacaaaaggaatcaaatctactcaaatactctcaagtgcacATTCACTCacgtgccatctgcagcaaaagccattcacacatctgcccaaaataAGATATGcttctatcatcattcttttgtctgtattctgcacattaacactctcTTATAcacctatctttgcagtagtaccagtgtcatcataaattacaataacagtttaatcggtgcatattatggacATGTATAGTGTGTTAGAGCATTaacgtcatgaattcagaatgtaaacaagaaaaattaaacattttctgctgcataattttttaaatcatcatcgagtggttaaaacagcttctttcgCTGACCTCATGTGACTTCTACTCAtaaaatgaggcataaagtcattaataacacattttaatgtcacattagttaaggttttatacatagtcttgagcatcctcatatttaaatgtacttctaaacacctcccacagcgatgtgacgggtgtctgaatgtttgcaaagagtatgtcattgctcagctgtttaaaacttctttttacccctaaaTGAAGAACAAAGTAGAACTTCTCAGGAAGTATATTGAGCTGCATACTTACACTGTgttgtgaattgcattttaaaagatttcataAGGCAACGATGCACAAAATCGTGCTTGAGTAGCATGTACTTGCTTAGAGTATTTGCCAAGCCATAAGGCTGAAATATGCTTCacgcaagtacatgaacgcagatGCTGGCTACGCAAGCTTTATTTCGTGCATTGCTGTGTTCCAATATGTGTCAGACTGCAGTTCATTATGGTGCCACAAGGGGCGCTTAGCGGATGTTAgcgtgaactgtccacttctaccgtcggttttctctttcaagccaactaatGTCATGGTGGAGCTACGGTTTGAATATTGCAAAGCAATTAAGTTAAAGTCAAAATATTTATAGCAAATAACACTAAGTTTAATAGCACAgacattttaagataaatctatcacccccttgagtactgaggtttgttaccaccacattaacgcaagaacgcacattaaaggaatattccgggttcaatagaagttaagctgaattgacagcatttgtggtataatgttgattaccactaaaaatagttttaactcatccctccttttctttaaaaaaaagcaaaaatcaaggttacagtgaagcacttacaatggaagtgaatggggacaatttttggagggtttaaaggcagaaatgtgaagcttataatttgataaaagcattgaaattaattcttctgttaaaacttgtgtattatttgagctgtaaagttgtttaaattgttatttttgtggtcATTTAAGAGCTTTATGGTTTAAAGCACtaagtcatcatggcaacaaagcaatttttaatttagtaagtaagcgattttattgcactaaaatcatgttaacacatattctttacatcttgtggctatacttttaaaacagtgagtattttaacatttaaggattggccccactcacttccattgtaagtgtctcattgtaaccaagagttttgctttttttaagaaaagtagggacgagtcgaaattttttttttggtaattgcattttttttaatggtaattGCATATGCGTACTTGGTGTTTCAATGTATTAAAAACAGGCTAGGTAAAGATATATCTAGAATGGTAAAACTTAAATGAATCATATGCATTCAGGAGAAGCTGAGGTCTCCTGTGGGGATAACAGTATCAGCATTGTCATAAAAAAAGCCTCCATGGAGGGCATTGACCAGAACTGGATTCAGCTGAGAGATCCCACTTGCTCTCTTACCACAAATGAAACCCACATCCTGGGCACGATGTCCCTCAACACCTGTGGCACTACAGTGGAGGTACAGTAACTGCCATCTATGTATTTCAAATTAAACATTTGCTGGGAAATTTTAAAGTAACTCTCTGCACATTATAGGGGAAACGCAAGGAATTTGAAACACACAAAATTTCCGCAATCACAAATAAGCTACAGTGACGACACGTAGACACAGTGAGGTTCTCTTTCTGTCCGAGAAAAAGAAGAGTTATCGTTTCACTTTGTGAGAACTtttcaacaaaaaacaatgaggtttggattttttggattttctgtatttttcttctgctaacaatacatttttttaagcaaacatttcaTTGTCTTTTATTGCTAAGCTATTGgtttaaagttaacatgaatgaCATATGCTAACACTGTCGCTGGTAACCAACATAAATGATTTTCGCCTTGATTGTGAGCTCAAAGGCTATTGTAACactaattatgaaataaaaattgtaagACTGAATTGTAAGATTGAATCTTTAAAATTACAAAAAGACTTTGTTATGaacattatttcattaaaatgtctagCTGAAGACACATTAGCTGATcaatatatttgcttaaaaaagAAAGTGATTTCAAATAATTCCGACTTAGACTTTTGctttaaacacatatttttccttACAGCTAAATTAATATGCGAAATGCCATACACAagcaaaaaaacattcagtgataTAAGGGTGTAATAACACTTATAAAGTTGTAATAACACTGTAATAAATAGTCCCAGGGGTAATTTGTTTTAAGTGAAAAAACAGATTTCAATTTATATGAAGGTcagattaaaactgacttggaaactttttatcatttatatttggtacttttcaaatgccttttatgtacagattttattgCTTTAGACTTGTCCCAGAGTCACACTTTCAATATTAGACTATGAAAATCTAATATAGAAATACAAATGATTATGgttcatgtttaaaactatgataaacaCAGAGTGAAACAAACATAAACCTTTTCTATATTTATCGTGTGAAAaagatttatataaaaaacatttaaaattacgTCTATCCCACAGTTGTGCTGTTTTTTTCCAATTTAGCCTCtaataaagtttttaataaaaagtaaatactAATAAAAGTTAGTTTACATGTTGACCAAGTAGACAAAAATGTTAATGAAAATCTTGATTGACATGAACTATGAGacatgtgaaaaaattaaggtaaatatcacttgtgagcagagtatttttattggACGTCATTTCCAATATAGCTGTAGTTTtgacaaattatgtaaaaagtgtgaacatattatttaattgtgtgttttatttagaatacataaaatgttagccatGAAATTAGCTTTTGCaagacaacatttttttatttttttattatttaaatgaaaaacataaaaaaatatcatttccATCATCGTCATTTCCTCCACAGAATTCTACTAAACAcagtacagaatttgagatgtgcaggAAATTACACTGTATTGGGAATTTTCATTACTTTCAaacaaaaattacattacattgcaAACATAAATGTTGGACATCGTtactaaacaaataataaaagaaattcaCAGTTCTAAAAGTGCaggaagttaaagaaacacccataaataaCCATAAAATTTGtaatattattactttaaagtGTGCACTTATTTGAGATATGGGTTAATGCCCATAAATGCTTTTCTTCAAGTTTTAAAATCACCCCCATAGCAGGCCAATTCCTTGGTCTTGTATTAAAGTAAATATTATAATCCAGTCTTTCTCgatgtaaatgttttaattgtatCATTACTTTTGGCATCTATGTTTCTTATACCAATTGTCCCCGGTCTCCCTTAATATTCTCTTAATTTCCCCTCCTATCTGTTTATATATGAACCATTTTTCATCATCTACACCAATCAGGACTCTGGAGATTTCATGGTCTTCAAAAATGAAATCAACTCCTTTGAGAACCCGAATGCAGTCATCACCAGATGTAATCAAGTAAAGATTGGCTTCTCCTGCCAATATCCCAAAGTAGCCAGCGTCTCCAGCCACTATGTCAACCACAAGTCTGACTACATCTTCACTGAATCCAGCTTTGGCACTTTTGGTTACTCATTTGAAGTTTTCACAGACAACAGCTTCAACAGTCAGGTAGATCCCAACCTGTATCCAGTGGAGGTGAAGCTCATGGAGATGCTCTACATGGGTATTGAAGCCCATTCCGCTCTCCCAGAGGTCAAACTCTTTGTTGAGTCCTGCAGGGCCACTCCAGAAGACAACCCATATAGTACTCTCTATTATGACATCATCAAAGATGGGTGAGACTTTACATCAtagaagacatttttacacacaacaaacGGTGGCGGGTGAGTCCCTAACCCAAAGTATgcgcaatagtaatagtgatgcttaccttAGCAGTGCTGTTGATAGTGCTTAGCGTTCTCACTTCTTACTGTCCCAGAACCAACTGGACgaagtatattcattatatacaTAGCTTGTGATTAGTACTGCTAATATAGGaattaatttactgaaattaaagCCTACTGGGGAACTAACAACAAGGTTTCAGGTTCAAACCCAGAGGAAAGCAGGTTGCTCACttcaaattcaaaattcaaaaatctGTCAGCCTTCAAGCCTTTGTTGAACACTTCACAATGACTTTCCTCAAAACCATTTATCGTCATACTGTGGCAGCAGGTGTGGCTCAGTAATGTGCAAAACAAGGATGAATGTTAACATCAAGTGCAGCGCAAAGGGTTTATGTTTCTGTATGTGTACCTAAGCCCATTTTTTACAATGCTAACGACACTTGTTCTCCTCACTTATAGCACAATACTGAAGGAAAAATGATCAGTCACATTGTATAATTGTAGAG encodes:
- the LOC127455870 gene encoding CUB and zona pellucida-like domain-containing protein 1 isoform X2, with amino-acid sequence MRCVIVKVEAAGPMVHVTCQQNSVSVTIERSSIKGVHGDHLRFIDPSCRVYSNSTHMFASTPLNSCGTQMEENNDELIFKNAIVTFDDPKDIITRRHEINIEILCKYQKRSNLTLEFDTHRPAINFFERGFGSFSYQFEFYDSASFYNRRDPNSYPLEFDVGEMIYMQIEPVTPIQNTEVFVESCVATPYDNPKFPISYPIISNGCKVDKTVQFYSNHKPYFQFGVEAFKFLGLHDQVFISCLIIICEVNNPNTRCSQGCINSTVAPPTHHHSKREAPIQTDSHFISQGPLQLKRSVHEVTVSQSVNLNVVVIAGSLLAAAAMVCGVTVYRSRRKRIRYQPLPTHEF
- the LOC127455830 gene encoding oncoprotein-induced transcript 3 protein-like, with amino-acid sequence MEGIDQNWIQLRDPTCSLTTNETHILGTMSLNTCGTTVEDSGDFMVFKNEINSFENPNAVITRCNQVKIGFSCQYPKVASVSSHYVNHKSDYIFTESSFGTFGYSFEVFTDNSFNSQVDPNLYPVEVKLMEMLYMGIEAHSALPEVKLFVESCRATPEDNPYSTLYYDIIKDG
- the LOC127455870 gene encoding CUB and zona pellucida-like domain-containing protein 1 isoform X1 → MTILSLSKIPLQFSLQVDGPAPSCIEGEYLPQFLHPTPHPGELLQAHVNEEIEIRIKASASLSRSNIYQSEMRCVIVKVEAAGPMVHVTCQQNSVSVTIERSSIKGVHGDHLRFIDPSCRVYSNSTHMFASTPLNSCGTQMEENNDELIFKNAIVTFDDPKDIITRRHEINIEILCKYQKRSNLTLEFDTHRPAINFFERGFGSFSYQFEFYDSASFYNRRDPNSYPLEFDVGEMIYMQIEPVTPIQNTEVFVESCVATPYDNPKFPISYPIISNGCKVDKTVQFYSNHKPYFQFGVEAFKFLGLHDQVFISCLIIICEVNNPNTRCSQGCINSTVAPPTHHHSKREAPIQTDSHFISQGPLQLKRSVHEVTVSQSVNLNVVVIAGSLLAAAAMVCGVTVYRSRRKRIRYQPLPTHEF